The Tripterygium wilfordii isolate XIE 37 chromosome 17, ASM1340144v1, whole genome shotgun sequence genome has a window encoding:
- the LOC119982210 gene encoding squalene monooxygenase SE1-like, which yields MEMEYQHILEGILAFVLGFVLFSIFRAKKRTKIDVHRKKTSINNTRENGMWRPEVGGTTTDVIVVGAGVAGSALAYTLAKEGRRVHVIERDLNEPDRIVGELLQPGGYLKLIELGLEDCVNEIDAQRVSGYALYKDGKSTKLPYPLQSFSSDVAGRSFHNGRFIQRMREKAASLSNVRLEQGTVTSLIEERGIIKGVVYKSKTGQELTVSAPLTIVCDGCFSNLRRSLCHPKVDVPSCFVGLILENCEIPFANHGHVVLADPSPILFYQISSTEIRCLVDIPGQKVPSVSNGEMAHYLKTMVAPQVPRELYDAFLRAIEKGNIRTMPNRSMPASPYSTPGALLIGDAFNMRHPLTGGGMTVALSDIVVLRDLLRPLDDLNDSASLCKYLESFYTLRKPVASTINTLAGALYKVFSASPDPARKEMRQACFDYLSLGGVFTNGPISLLSGLNPRPLILVLHFFAVAIYGVGRLFLPFPSPYRVWIGARLISGASGIIFPIIKAEGVRQMFFPATVPAYYRAPPVHKQL from the exons ATGGAGATGGAATATCAGCACATTTTGGAAGGAATTCTAGCTTTTGTATTGGGGTTTGTTCTGTTTTCCATTTTCAGAGCAAAGAAGAGGACCAAGATTGATGTTCATCGCAAGAAAACTTCCATCAATAACACCCGTGAAAATGGCATGTGGAGGCCGGAGGTCGGAGGGACAACCACCGATGTAATCGTCGTTGGTGCCGGCGTCGCTGGTTCTGCTCTTGCTTACACTCTTGCCAAG GAAGGTCGCAGAGTTCATGTGATTGAGAGGGACTTAAACGAACCTGATCGTATTGTCGGTGAGCTGCTACAACCAGGCGGATATTTGAAGTTAATCGAATTGGGTCTTGAAG ATTGTGTGAATGAAATCGATGCTCAACGCGTGTCGGGATACGCTCTCTACAAGGATGGGAAGAGTACTAAACTGCCATATCCCCTGCAAAGTTTCAGTTCTGATGTGGCTGGAAGAAGCTTTCACAACGGTCGATTCATCCAGAGAATGAGAGAAAAGGCTGCATCTTTGTCCAA TGTGAGACTAGAGCAAGGCACAGTAACATCTCTGATtgaagagagagggattattAAAGGAGTTGTATACAAATCCAAGACTGGCCAGGAGCTGACAGTATCCGCTCCCCTTACGATAGTCTGCGATGGGTGCTTCTCGAATTTACGACGATCTCTCTGCCATCCCAAG GTTGATGTCCCTTCTTGCtttgttggtttgattttggAGAACTGTGAAATCCCATTTGCGAATCACGGACATGTAGTTCTGGCCGATCCTTCTCCCATCTTGTTTTACCAGATAAGTAGTACTGAGATTCGTTGTTTGGTCGACATACCTGGCCAGAAAGTACCTTCAGTTTCTAATGGCGAAATGGCTCATTATCTGAAAACTATGGTCGCTCCCCAG GTTCCGCGAGAACTTTACGATGCATTTTTACGCGCAATTGAGAAAGGAAACATAAGAACAATGCCTAACAGAAGCATGCCTGCCTCACCCTATTCAACTCCAGGTGCACTTCTGATAGGAGACGCGTTCAACATGCGCCATCCTCTAACGGGAGGAGGTATGACGGTGGCACTCTCCGATATCGTTGTACTGAGAGACCTTCTAAGACCTCTAGATGATTTAAACGATTCAGCTTCACTTTGCAAGTATCTTGAGTCCTTCTACACATTGCGCAAG CCCGTGGCGTCGACAATAAACACACTTGCAGGTGCTTTGTACAAAGTCTTCAGTGCATCACCTGATCCGGCAAGAAAAGAAATGCGACAAGCCTGTTTCGACTACTTGAGCCTAGGAGGTGTTTTCACCAACGGACCAATATCTCTCCTTTCTGGCCTAAACCCGCGTCCATTAATCTTGGTGCTACATTTCTTTGCGGTGGCAATCTATGGCGTTGGACGCTTATTTCTTCCATTCCCATCGCCATATCGAGTGTGGATCGGTGCCAGACTGATCTCG GGTGCATCAGGGATCATTTTTCCGATAATAAAAGCCGAAGGAGTTAGACAAATGTTCTTCCCTGCAACAGTTCCAGCATATTACAGAGCCCCACCTGTTCATAAACAACTCTGA
- the LOC119982727 gene encoding uncharacterized protein LOC119982727, with protein sequence MEDIAPSTPIKGRIEEGEEEDFYENIEAPKFVDLSAPDRYPPTDDRYWFCLRVGCDQKHEEEMDSEAIYKNFVLRVMAARSPNVRLRKGLCKKDSSTNLRCPLTVPAKSSRSRVSRLALISSMSKKMAEPKVKAKAFPKHSATPNPKAKQASVAAKALTTPSNKKHRDPDTFRSARNPKPTAIAVPNNRVVAKALVFHSPKKTVKGKALVFHSPKKTVNIKASLELKKLCSGMKKLEITSGKKGEQGGYDRILPSDGVRKQLRGREVKSRVYNSFKSQKHKGQDAKSTDQLTINSKDKVEKCCQDENESRNVEADKKSGVASFEERSTSDTSNNDEGNENRLSDGMTNKESDNEECKSIPDERGVTQIIKTDEKGGNASVSHDKENDDEVTESDDKENDVASDPNREPNHHNRQTQKKVFGKHGTCKNISKTTGGMAKPSKESSSTAANTQGVKYRKPKPTNPKPFRLRTDERGILKEANLEKRLQHAIQEESTTTSKLTWGNSVRKQQKAIQPNIGASCKLTSTQRHSVCTHRQTNPGGPQSGNSPDKAANTMNDQPKRSKLKLTRPQRAAPSKQDKGSLMKPGKLCAIEETSSTTTRSKEAENADDNGVCEATTASASAISRTLPLGKRPATIRKEPNCHSIHVPKSCTRRVA encoded by the exons ATGGAGGATATTGCACCGTCCACGCCGATCAAAGGCAGgatagaagaaggagaagaagaagatttctaCGAGAATATCGAGGCCCCCAAGTTCGTAGACCTCTCTGCACCAGATCGGTATCCGCCCACCGACGACCGTTACTGGTTCTGTCTCCGTGTCG GATGTGACCAGAAgcatgaagaagaaatggattCTGAAGCCATCTACAAGAACTTTGTTCTTAGG GTTATGGCAGCAAGAAGTCCTAATGTTCGGCTTCGAAAAGGACTCTGCAAGAAGGATTCAAG CACAAATTTGAGGTGCCCGCTTACGGTTCCTGCAAAATCTTCAAGGTCTAGAGTCTCAAGATTGGCTCTGATCTCTTCAATGTCTAAAAAGATGGCTGAACCTAAAGTGAAAGCCAAGGCTTTTCCTAAGCACAGTGCCACTCCTAATCCAAAGGCCAAACAAGCTTCTGTTGCAGCTAAGGCTCTAACTACACCAAGCAACAAAAAGCATCGGGATCCGGATACCTTCCGAAGTGCTAGGAACCCAAAGCCCACAGCTATTGCAGTACCAAACAATAGAGTGGTAGCGAAGGCTTTGGTCTTTCATTCTCCAAAGAAAACAGTCAAAGGAAAGGCTTTGGTCTTCCATTCGCCAAAGAAAACAGTGAACATAAAGGCTTCTCTAGAACTGAAGAAATTGTGTTCAGGGATGAAGAAGCTTGAAATCACCAGCGGAAAGAAGGGTGAACAAGGGGGGTATGACAGAATATTGCCTTCAGATGGTGTGAGAAAGCAATTGAGAGGAAGAGAAGTTAAAAGTCGGGTCTACAATTCGTTTAAGTCTCAGAAGCACAAGGGCCAGGATGCCAAATCTACTGACCAGTTGACGATAAATAGTAAGGACAAAGTCGAAAAATGCTGTCAGGATGAAAATGAATCCAGGAACGTGGAGGCTGACAAGAAATCAGGAGTTGCTAGTTTTGAAGAGAGATCCACTTCAGATACTTCTAACAATGATGAAGGAAATGAGAATAGACTATCAGATGGCATGACCAACAAAGAGAGCGATAATGAAGAGTGTAAATCAATTCCAGATGAGAGAGGTGTTACACAAATCATCAAGACTGATGAAAAAGGAGGAAATGCCAGTGTCTCTCATGAcaaagaaaatgatgatgaagTCACTGAGAGTGATGACAAAGAAAATGATGTAGCCTCTGATCCTAATCG AGAACCAAATCATCACAACAGgcaaacacaaaagaaagtTTTTGGCAAGCATGGGACTTGCAAGAACATTTCAAAG ACAACTGGAGGAATGGCCAAGCCGTCCAAAGAAAGCTCCAGCACTGCTGCAAACACTCAAGGGGTGAAATATAGAAAACCTAAGCCTACAAATCCAAAGCCCTTCAGACTAAGAACTGAT GAGAGAGGCATTCTAAAGGAAGCAAACTTGGAGAAAAGGCTGCAACATGCAATTCAAGAGGAAAGCACAACAACTTCAAAGCTCACTTGGGGGAACTCGGtgagaaaacaacaaaaagcaATTCAG CCAAATATTGGTGCTTCCTGCAAATTAACTTCTACCCAGAGACATTCTGTTTGCACACACCGGCAAACCAACCCTGGAGGTCCGCAGTCGGGAAATAGCCCTGATAAAGCAGCTAACACAATGAATGACCAACCAAAAAGAAGCAAATTAAAACTCACGCGGCCCCAAAG GGCTGCACCAAGTAAGCAAGACAAGGGATCACTTATGAAACCTGGCAAACTTTGTGCTATAGAGGAAACCTCCTCAACAACCACAAGATCCAAGGAAGCAGAAAATGCAGATGACAATGGTGTTTGTGAAGCAACCACAGCATCTGCTTCTGCTATTTCCAGAACATTGCCACTGGGGAAAAGGCCTGCAACCATTCGAAAGGAGCCAAACTGTCATAGCATCCATGTACCAAAGAGTTGCACAAGGAGAGTGGCTTAG